Below is a genomic region from Oceanispirochaeta sp..
GCTAATCCAGGATAATGAACTCACCTCTCTGCAGCAGGATCTCTTGCGGATTCTTTATTTTTCGGGTCCCCGGAATCTGAGTTCCCTCAGTACCTGCATGAATATGAATCTTCCCAACAGCAGCAGGGAAGTCAAGCGTCTGAGCGAAGCAGGTCTGATCTTGAAAGAAAACTCTCTTCTGGATAAACGGGTTACCGAATTATCATTGAGCGATTCAGGAAGAAGAAAGGTCGAAGAAGGACTGGAGAAAATGAAAGCCAGCCTCTTTTCCTCCTCGGGTGAGTGGACAACCCGGCGAGTGGAACGGGTGCTCGCCAGCCTGACCATCCTGGAAGAAGAACTTTTCCCTCCCCATACCTAATTCAAGGAGTCTCTATACAATGAAAGCCGCCTGTTATGAACAGTTTCAACAGCCTTTGACTCTCCAGAACCTACCCGAACCATCCCCGGCAGATCACGGTGTCGTGATCAAGGTGGAGGCTTCCGGACTATGCCGGAGCGACTGGCATGGTTGGATGGGTCATGACCCCGATATCAGTCTACCCCATGTTCCGGGTCATGAATTGGCGGGAACCATTGCCGAAACAGGAAAAGAGGTCCGTCACTGGAAGGTGGGAGACCGGGTGACTGTTCCCTTTGTCTGCGCCTGCGGCAGCTGCCCTGAATGTGCGACCGGGAATCAGCAGATCTGTGATCATCAGACCCAGCCGGGATTCACCCATTGGGGCTCCTTTGCCGAATATGTCGCCCTGGATTATGGGGATGTCAACCTTGTGTCCCTGCCTGAGTCCATGGATTATGTGACCGCAGCCAGCCTGGGCTGCCGCTTTGTCACCTCCTTCAGGGCGGTGGTGGATCAGGGACGATTGCGCCCGGGAGAATGGGTGGCTGTCTATGGCTGCGGGGGAGTGGGCCTGTCGGCTATCATGATTGCCAAAGCCCTGGGAGCCCAGGTTGTAGCCATCGATATCGGAGAAGATAAACTGGCTGCCGCCAGGAGCCTGGGAGCCGACCAGCTGATCAATGCCTCTGTTTGTTCCTCTGTGGTAGAGGCTGTAAAGGATGCCAGTCAGGGTGGAGTTCATCTCTCTCTGGATGCCCTGGGCAGCCCTCAGACATGCTTCAATTCAATTTCCGGGCTCCGTAAACGGGGGCGCCATGTCCAGATCGGTCTTATGCTGGCCGAACATAGCCGGCCTGCTCTGCCCATGGATATTGTGATCTCCCGGGAACTGGAAATCCTGGGAAGCCACGGCATACAGGCCCACAGGTATCCCGAGATGCTGGGCATGATTGCCTCGGGCCTTCTGGCCCCCGAAAAACTGGTGGGTTCCAAAATCAGCCTTACAGAATCTTTGACGGCACTGACCGATATGGACAGTTTCAGAGGAACCGGAGTGACAGTGATCGATCGGTTTTATTGATATCCGACTTTCGGCTTTTCCCTGAAATACAATAGTGTGGAGTTTGCCTGTCATGGATCATTCGGGATATACTTTTACATAGTATGAAAGAAAAAACGTATTTCTATATGACTATGGTTATTATGTTCCTCATGCTCTCAGTCATGACACTCCTGATTTTAGAGGGGAAAGTCAGAGAGCGGCAGCGGTTTTCTGTCATGGAGTATGAGAAGCTCATGTATCGATTTTATCAGAACTATCTGGTAGGAGAATCCCTGGATGCTCAGATGATTGATGAAGTTCCGGGGTTTGGTTTATACAATTTTTATGGTGACTCCCTTTACCGGTATGGCAAGGCGGTCAACCATGTTGAAAATGAATATATTCTCCCTTTTTTTAACAGGGAAGAGAAAACCATCGTTGTTGTGAGAGATCTGCTCAATCCCTTTATGCCGGTTTCCAATCCCAAAGAGAGGGCCCTCTTCACAGGGATATACAGTAAAGCATACCAGAATGCACTGAATGAAACAGATGAAACAAAAAAGACAATGATCCGCTATGTCTATATGGTCGTCAGGGATGAGTATGTTTATCGTCTTTTATTCCTGTTCAGAAGTCTACAAATCATATTTACTCTGATTAACATCCTGATTGTGATGCTGATCGGGCGGCTGTATCTCAGAAATATAAAATACAGAAAACTGATTGAGGAGCAGGAGCGGCTGGTCCTGCTGGGAGTCGCATCCCGAACATTGACTCATGAGATCAAAAACCCCCTCAGCAGTATCCGTCTTCAGAGCTCTATCATACAGCGGACGGGATGTGAACTGCATCACAAGGAACTCAGAATCATCAATGAAGAAGTCGAGCGATTATCCCTGCTTTCAGAGCGTGTCGGAGACTTCCTGAGGCATCCGGAAGGGAACCCTGAGATTGTGGATATGTCAGATCTGACTGTAGCCTATGTCGATCGTTTTTCCGGAAGGATCCCGATTCTAAACCGAAAAGACTGTCCTTTCTTACCTGTTCAGATTGATCTGGATCGTTACCGTTCCATTTTGGATAATCTGATTAATAATGCCCTTGAGAGTAAAAGCCCGGAAAAGGATATTACAATCACTCTGGCAAAGCACGGCCATGAAGCCCTCCTTTTGGTTTCTGATAAAGGAATGGGTATCTCCCAGGAACATATGGATAAAATGTTCGATCCCTATTTTACAACAAAATCTAGAGGCTCCGGTGTGGGACTATCCATCGTTCAGAGCTTTGTCAAAGCCGCCGATGGGCAGGTGAATATCCAGTCACAACCGGGGGAAGGAACTCAGGTTTCTATCCGTTTTCCTCTTTGCAGGGGGGACCTCTGAAAATCCTTGTTGTAGATGATGAATCTAATATCCGGAACAGCCTTAAGATCATCCTGGAGCAGGAGGGCTACCGGGTTGACTGTGCTGAAAATGGGTTGTCAGCTCAAAGATTTATGGAGCAGAGTCAATATGATGCGGGTATTTTTGACCTTAAAATGCCCGGAATGTCCGGCTTGGAGTTACTTGAATGGAAGAAGGAATCCTCCCTGAATTTTCCGGTTATCATGATTTCGGCTTTCGGAGAAGTGGAAGATGCAGTGAGAGCATTGAAAACCGGAGCGGAAGATTATGTTGTCAAACCCTTTGATCCTGATGTACTCCTTGAAAAGCTGGCTCTACAGGACAACTTTCACAGCACTTCCCGGGAATTTGAAGAAAGATATGATGGAACTGATCAGGAATTCTTTCTTGGGAAAGGGCCTCTTATGGAGAAGCATTATCATCGCCTGAACAGGATAGCGAAAACCCGGTCTACCGTATTGATTACAGGAGAAAGCGGTGTCGGAAAAGAGGTCTCAGCCAGAATGATACATTCCATGTCCGACCAGTCGGAGAGCCTGTTTCTGGCCATTAATATCGGAGGAATGCCAGAAAACCTGCTGGAAAGTGAACTCTTTGGTTATGAAAAAGGGGCTTTCACAGGAGCGGACAAACAGAAGAAAGGACTTTTTGAACTTGCTTCAGGGGGAACTCTCTTCCTGGATGAGATTGGAGAGATGAATCTCGCCCTCCAGGTCAAAGTATTGAGAGTGCTTCAGGAAAAGCAGTTCCGGCGTTTGGGGGGGCTGGAAACCCAGGCCATTAATGCAAGGATCATAACCGCGACGAACCGCTCTCTGGAAGATATGGTCGAAAAAGGACTGTTCCGGGAAGATCTCTATTATCGATTGAATGTGGCCCGGCTGGAAATCCCTACCCTGAGAGACCGCAAAGAGGATCTGCCCCGGCTTGTCGGGTTTCTTATTGATAAACTGAACACAAAGATGGACCTCCGTATTGAATCTCTTTCCCGTGATGCCTGGTCAGAACTGACTGCCTACTCCTTTCCCGGGAATATCCGAGAGTTGGAAAATATACTGGAACGAGCCATGATTTTTGCCGAGGGGAGTGTCTTGGAGTCAGAAGATCTGGAATTACCTCATACAAACAATTCTCCCCAGACTAAGGATCCGAGACATTCTGGCCTGGCCGGACGCACATTGAAAGACCTGGAAAGAACAACCATTCTTGCGGCTCTTCAAAGATGGGAAGGGAATCGGAGTCAGGCCGCCAGGGAACTGGGTATCTCCCGGCGTACCATTATCAATAAAATCTCCGAATATGGACTGAATGACATATAAT
It encodes:
- a CDS encoding MarR family transcriptional regulator produces the protein MTEDDVFQRVAAFISNIHTLESDLAQLIQDNELTSLQQDLLRILYFSGPRNLSSLSTCMNMNLPNSSREVKRLSEAGLILKENSLLDKRVTELSLSDSGRRKVEEGLEKMKASLFSSSGEWTTRRVERVLASLTILEEELFPPHT
- a CDS encoding zinc-dependent alcohol dehydrogenase family protein, whose amino-acid sequence is MKAACYEQFQQPLTLQNLPEPSPADHGVVIKVEASGLCRSDWHGWMGHDPDISLPHVPGHELAGTIAETGKEVRHWKVGDRVTVPFVCACGSCPECATGNQQICDHQTQPGFTHWGSFAEYVALDYGDVNLVSLPESMDYVTAASLGCRFVTSFRAVVDQGRLRPGEWVAVYGCGGVGLSAIMIAKALGAQVVAIDIGEDKLAAARSLGADQLINASVCSSVVEAVKDASQGGVHLSLDALGSPQTCFNSISGLRKRGRHVQIGLMLAEHSRPALPMDIVISRELEILGSHGIQAHRYPEMLGMIASGLLAPEKLVGSKISLTESLTALTDMDSFRGTGVTVIDRFY
- a CDS encoding HAMP domain-containing sensor histidine kinase, whose protein sequence is MKEKTYFYMTMVIMFLMLSVMTLLILEGKVRERQRFSVMEYEKLMYRFYQNYLVGESLDAQMIDEVPGFGLYNFYGDSLYRYGKAVNHVENEYILPFFNREEKTIVVVRDLLNPFMPVSNPKERALFTGIYSKAYQNALNETDETKKTMIRYVYMVVRDEYVYRLLFLFRSLQIIFTLINILIVMLIGRLYLRNIKYRKLIEEQERLVLLGVASRTLTHEIKNPLSSIRLQSSIIQRTGCELHHKELRIINEEVERLSLLSERVGDFLRHPEGNPEIVDMSDLTVAYVDRFSGRIPILNRKDCPFLPVQIDLDRYRSILDNLINNALESKSPEKDITITLAKHGHEALLLVSDKGMGISQEHMDKMFDPYFTTKSRGSGVGLSIVQSFVKAADGQVNIQSQPGEGTQVSIRFPLCRGDL
- a CDS encoding sigma-54 dependent transcriptional regulator; translation: MQGGPLKILVVDDESNIRNSLKIILEQEGYRVDCAENGLSAQRFMEQSQYDAGIFDLKMPGMSGLELLEWKKESSLNFPVIMISAFGEVEDAVRALKTGAEDYVVKPFDPDVLLEKLALQDNFHSTSREFEERYDGTDQEFFLGKGPLMEKHYHRLNRIAKTRSTVLITGESGVGKEVSARMIHSMSDQSESLFLAINIGGMPENLLESELFGYEKGAFTGADKQKKGLFELASGGTLFLDEIGEMNLALQVKVLRVLQEKQFRRLGGLETQAINARIITATNRSLEDMVEKGLFREDLYYRLNVARLEIPTLRDRKEDLPRLVGFLIDKLNTKMDLRIESLSRDAWSELTAYSFPGNIRELENILERAMIFAEGSVLESEDLELPHTNNSPQTKDPRHSGLAGRTLKDLERTTILAALQRWEGNRSQAARELGISRRTIINKISEYGLNDI